The following nucleotide sequence is from Aspergillus luchuensis IFO 4308 DNA, chromosome 1, nearly complete sequence.
CACTCACTCCCTGTCTCACGctcgttttctttttttccttttagTTGGTaggttttttattttattattttatttttctcgttttgaatttctttttttcctttttttcttttttccccttcttttcctatTTGGTAAATAATCCCCTGCAACTTTTATGCTGCGAATGATATTATTTGTTTCTACCCCGTAGGGTGTCGGCGGGAACAGCAAAAGAGAAGCAGAGCAGCGAAAGTTAGTAGAAGGTGTACCTGGTCACGCTTGCGCCAGAGGGACACACCACGCAGAAGTATAACTAAAGTTAGTAAGGGACTAGTGGTTAACAGTCAGTACGTAGGCCAGTCAACcgggggggagaaggaagaagaggaattgattgattgactgattgattgttgGGTCGAGAATCGGCCAGCTAAGCCCTTGGCTGCTCTGGTTCTCCTGTGCTCCTCAGGCGCGTCGGAAAAATAAGCCACCTCAAAAGGCAAGGCCCAAGCAATTCTAGCCTGACCGCCTAGAAGGGATACTGGATTCGATGGGGATTCTTTGTTTTCTACCGATCACGAGATGCCTCGTTTTTCCCCTTAGCCCTCCAAAGCCAGGCGGGAGGAGGACCGCTGGCTAGTAAAGTAGTAGCTAGTGACCGGCCTCGCTTGGCCCGTCTCTCGCCTCTCACCCTTTCGTATTGATTCGTTCACTCGGAAAATGATGGAAACTACTACAAAGTAGGCAGGATGAAACCACAACTCTTTTTCAAGGATCATTCGATCCGACCCTAAGCGGAGTCCCGTCACATACCGAAGGGATCAGGGACAGAACTGAAGGATTGATCACAGCAGAAAACCTCCCCGGAGGGAAAAGTAAACTGCCCGGCTCTGATCCGTCACCCCCGTCTTTTGCCCCATCGCTGGTGGTCCATGTGACTTGCAAAGTGTTGACGTTAGTTACCCGcttagttattattaagaacTGGGACACGCCAGCCATGACTGGACTGCAATGGGCACTGCTGGACTGGATCCAACTACCGTGTCGTACCGACTAGACGACGATTAGTGCACCGTCGTACCATAgtgtggaagggaagaactGCATACAGTAAGTAATCTGAGCGAGTcagagtcagtcagtctcaGAAGTTATGCCTTTTCAGGAAGGTGGGAATGGACGATACGACAACTATCCTCGTTCCAAGGCGAAACATCCCAGAAGCCCTGTTTGCATTGTTGTTCCAAGTCCCAAGCACCTGGATCTTGATCGCCTCGACTCTTAGAGTCTGGACTCCGtctggggagggaaaagtggACTCTTTCCTCCATTTTCTCCGTCCGGAGGCCCGGAGTTTCTCCTACCTTAAATGGCACGTATCCacttccccatccccacgCTTCAGTCCACGGTCGGCCTCTTCTCCGATCTCTATGCTTCGGCTATTTCTACAATCAACAATGCTGACGAGCACACCGTGgtgattcttcttttcagcGGAAATTGAGTTTCACGATCTATTTCAAACGCTCTAGCTGACCGAATCTATCTTCTAAGTGTTTAAGTTGACTAGTCTAGTGTATATGCTGAACCGAGGCTATACGGAGCTTTCAACGGCCCCTCCCTAACTCGAAGCGAGGTACCACGGTCACTAGTTTATCGCAACGGCCAGGATCTAGGCCGAATCTAGAACTGCGGTCTTGGGATTTCAATCGCGTCGGTGGTCCGCCCGTACGAAATGCCTCCCAGCCGACTAATAGGCTTCAGCACCTTCAGGTCGACAATGCTCTTGTCTTCGTTGATCGCATCTTCTCTCACCCAGAAACGAACACCCTCAATGATCGCCAGCACTCCGGTTATCTTGCCGGGCGTAGACCGGCTCTCGAATTCCTTGGTTTCCACCAGCTTGCCTTCAATCGCCAGGATGGACTCTTTCACACGGGCTGCCTGAACCACGGCAGAAGGTGCTTGGGTGAGCCCGGAAATTTCCCATTCGGAGACTCCGTAGGGAGCGTTGATGGCTGTCGCATTGGCAGCTTCGACGAAATGCTCCGAAATGATGTTGATCACACACTCGCCCGTCTCCGCCAGGTTCTTCAAGGTGTCTTTGGCCTTTTCTAACGAGCCAACAACTCCGACCGTGAAGAGCGGAGGGTCATGGTTGATGACATTCGAATAACTGAACGGCGCCAAGTTTGTCGTCTTTCCATCCTTGGACTTTGTGCTCATGAGCGCGATCGGACGAGGGACGATGCCCGAGATCAACAGCTTATAGTTGGAGGCAGCCGGTCGCCCTTCCTCGTAGGGATCGATCTCGACGTGGTTCTTTTTCAGGCTCTCACCGCCATCGTTGGCGCCCTCTCCCTGCTTCCAGCTGGGGTTCGGCGGCTGCGAGAAAGTGACGGGAACGTCACGCTTGAACTCGGGCCGGGAGGCTTGGAGCTTTTCGAAATCGTCTCCAACTCTGAACATGGTGGATGTTTGGCTAAACGCTCGAGAGGGGTTGTGGAGGTTTAGGCGACAAGGTGGTATCCTGCAGTTACTGCCTGATGTCAGTATGCGCAAGGGTTAACCGTGGGGTTGGCACTCCCTCCGGCGCCGATTCTCCCTGATTCGAGGCTGGTCGGCGACAGGGAAACCGCTGTACGGGTTACTTACTGAAACTTGACAGGTAGCTTGGAAGCGAAGGAAACtgtagagaagatggagcGTCGCATGAGGATGGCAAAGACACCTTTTTGTCCTGATGACATTGCGTTAGTTGGGCGCGCAGGTGTTCACTCCATCCGGGCCAGGTTGACCGATGCTTAATTCCACGACCGCAGATCACAGTTGGACGTAGATTCCACGGCCATGAGGGGCACCTCTGAGACACAAAGTGCGTGGGATTAGACCGTGACTACCGACTTCCGGGCCGATAAGGGTTTGTCAGCGCCGAAAGGACCCCGCAATGCGAAATCCTCGGCATCCACGGCCGGATTCCACTCCGTTGCCAGCTTGTAGAACATGGCTCCTGCTGGGTTATCCGTGATACAAACCAGCTTTGATAGTGCTGGACAGTGAATGAGTACATAAGTGGCTGTGTCGTGAGGCAGCCCTGCACCACCAACGAGTAGGGGAGGGATAGATCTATCACGTTGCTTATACCCCTCCTCATTCTGACAATATATTACTAGCAGTACTATTTACCATTTGAGAATCTAATACCATATCCGGCAGTTTGCATAATATTATCCAACCAACTACTGatgtactactactctgGCAAAGAACGATATAGAAGTCAGAAATCTAGTAACTgttgtgtatatatatagactacttactatcatATCGCGCTACACTTCTtcactacttagtagtagtagtaccatCTATATAGTACAATCTTCCTTGATGGACGTATACTGTGTAAACCATCTCAAATGCCAGAACAACCAGCTTGTAGAATGTAAACTAACGACATGAATATAAACAACCCCAGCAGCTATAAGATCACCACCTCCTAACCAACCAATCACCCACAAAACGAGGCAGTGCACACACTGCACTCTCAGCCTTActctcatcttcaacctcaaCTACAACATACAACCAAACCAtaacctccaccacatctaCCACACCACAGctagtactactattttGCAACCAACTCACACCcccacaacaaccccatcaccatcaccaccatcgtaAAAATGTACCCCCCCACGACCTCCTCACCCCTCGGCCATCACCATCTAACCGCCCAAATCCTCAACTACCAACTAACCCACGGCATGCACCTCAGACACATCCACCTCAAGCAACCCCAACCCTCCCACAACactaccagcagcagcagcagctacccCATTTCCACCAGCATCTTCCCCACCCCTTTCCCAAGGGCCCTATTCCACCACGCACACAACCTCCAACCCATCTACAACGAGCTCTACGCGCGTCTCTCAGACAACGAGTCCTGGCTCTACAACTCGGTAATTGCACCTCTTCTCCCTGTAGACTCCTTCGCGAGGATATTATGGGAGATCCATCTGCGGATGAAGAataaaagaggaggaggaggaggggggtacGGCTCCGATATCTCGATGGGGTTATTCCGGTCGGATTACATGCTTCATGTTCCTGGAGAATACAacgaggaagttgaagttgaagttgGGGTTAGCCTTGAAGAAAATGACAATGCGGGACTGAGGCTCAAGCAAGTCGAGTTCAACACGATCGCGTGCGCGGGAGGATGTCATGCGAAGAAAGTGGTGGATATGCATCGGTATTTGACGAGGACGGGGGTGtataatgatgatggttctTTGTCAAGTGCTGCGAACGGGGAAGGATACAGGGAGAAAAGTCCAATTACGCTATCCTCCCTGCCTACGAATGAGAATATCAAAGGCTTGGCTGATTCTCTTGCTACGGCGCATGATATATACTATGGCGGCCCGGTTAGGAGTGATCTCGCTACCAAGACTGGGGTGCTTTTCGTCGTCCAGCCGGATAACTTTAACGTTGCTGATGAGTTGCCTATTGAATATGCGCTCTGGGATAGGGAGAACCCTATCCCGACGTATAGGGTTGAGTGGGGGGATGATGTGTTGGAGAGAACTTGTCTTGGTGGGAACCGGGAGTTGCTGTTTTATCCGCATTTACAGGGTGAAGGGAGCAGGCCGGTGGAGATATCGGTTGTGTATTTGCGCGCTGGGCTCGAAGTGCATGAGTATGATGCCGTGGGGATAGAATGTCGGGTTAGGTTGGAGCAGTCGCGGGCTATCAAGTGTCCGTCGGTGCTGGGACATGTGTTGACGTTTAAGAAGGTGCAGCAGGCTCTTATGGGTCCGGGGGTGTTGGAGAGGTTTCTTGATTCGAAGGAGAAGGTATCGGCTATTAGGGATACGTTTGTGGGTATGTTCTCGATGGATGGGGATTCTGAGGAGGGGCGTTATGCGCGGGGGCTGGCGACGGATCCGGAGTCAGCGTGGAGGTATATACTGAAGCCGTCGCTCGAAGGCGGAGGGCATAATATCTACGGGGAGGATATTCCGGGGTTTCTGTTGGGGATGAGTTCTGAATCTGAGTGGGGGAGGTATgtgttgatggagaggatcaGGTCGCCGGTTGTGGGGAATGTGTTGATGTCgaggatgggggtggaggagtcggATGTGGTTTCGGAATTGGGGGTGTTTGGGTTGTGTATTtggaagaagggagagatTTTGAGGAATAAGACTGTGGGGTGGTCGTTGAAGACGAAGTttgcggatgtggatgagatgagtGTGGTTAAGGGGTTTGGGTGTTTTGATACGCCGTTGTTGGTTTGATTGCTAGTTGTGACTGCGGTATATGTTTTTGGGTAGTGTTATGTTATATAGATATCATGGATTCCAGGCGACTAAgctgatttatatatatcctcaTCACTGTTCAGTACTCGTCAGCACATCATCAATACTCAGACTACAAGCGAAAGACATACAAATGATATGAGAGGCTATCTCTTCCCTCAGCCTCTGAGTTCACCCACACACTCACGCTCATCGCACTAACTGGAAACTCTCCGTATCCCTTGGGATCAATGACAACAGTCTGATCACACCACTGCAGAATGTCCATCCATGTCTCCTTGGCGTGTCGTCGACCAACGTACATCCGCTTTCTTGATGGGCCTGCGTTGCTCATCACGCATGCGAGACCAGAGGGGTGCCGACGGTTGCCGTAGCGGACGAAACCTATTCTGTCAGTCTGCGGTAGAGGATAATGAAGCAGGTACTAACCAATGCAGTTCGGCTTGTCAAAGTAGTCTCGTTGCAGGCCATATGCGTAAAGCTTTCGAGCTCGTGCGAGGATGGGCAGCTTGCCCCTGCAGGACGGTGTCATTGGGTCTTTGACGTCAGCTTGGAGCCCGTAGAGGTCTCCGTAGAATATGCATGGTTGCCCTTGTTCACGGAGAAGAATAAGGGCGTATGCGAGGGGCTTAAAGAACGATGTTACTGGTGCCTGGCCATGTGTTAGATCTGTTAAGCCAAAATGTGCTGTTTACGTACCTCGAGAGATTGTCCTGGTTGCTTTGGACCTAAGTTAGTCGAGTGAAGTGAATGGAGACATTGCACTTACAGTGTCATGGTTTGCAACGAAAGTCTTCTAGTAGTCAGTAAGAATTCTCACCAGAATAACAATTAACTTACGACAGAATGATCTGGATACTGCTGTACTAATGTATCAGAGAAGATGTTGCGAAGATCAGCTCCTGGTGTCTGTGATATGCTTGAAAACCGCCCAACTAGAGCGGAATCAAACAGTGATAGCTTGTAGTCCATCTGCTTCAGGTATTCAACCAGTGGCCTGGTCTCGCCTTTCCAGTACTCGCCCACTATAAAATAGTCCGGCCCAGCAATAGCTCGAAGATGATCAATAAGCTCTTTTTGAAAAGTAGCCGAGTAATGCTTAACCGCATCCAGTCTCATACCGCTTAAGGGCAGTTGAGAGTTGAGCCACTCGGCCCAGTTTAGAACATCGCGTCGCACTTCTGCGTTAGAGTAGTCCAGATTGGCGAACATGAGATAGTCGTAATTTCCATTCTCATGGGCGACGTCGTTCGCCCATTCATGTCCCTGGATCTTGTAGACCCCTCTCCTTTGACGTAACTGATCCCAGTCGATACCGCTAAAGTGGTGTTTGTTGTACTTCATCGAACTATATTGGTCGCCACGTCCAGAGAAGTTGAACCCCACCCAGCCCTCTATTTCTTCTGCAGGGGCGATCTCTATATGACGCTCTAAAGCTCTCAAGTTAGTAGGTGCACCCGAGCTAATAATGGCAGAGCTGGCATACCCTGTGGGTCAACTCTGACAGCTTGAAAGCGCTCTGTGTAATCTGCCCCTGCCTTGTGATTGAGTACAGCGTCCCAGTAAATTCCTATACCAAGATCCTGGGCGGCAGCTATCAAGGACTGAAGCTCCTCCTTTGTACCCCATTTGGTAGCTCGAGACCCTTTCTGCTCGAACTCTCCCAGGTCATACAGATCATAGATGTCATAACCGTTACCAGATGGATTCATAGCTTTACACCCGGGCGGAATCCAGATGTTGTCCACCCCAATTGCCTTGAAGCTTGGTAAAGCCTGGTGAAGACGACGCCAATGACCTTGGTCGGCTGGCACGTGCCATTCAAAGGCTTGCAACATCAATGTGTTGTCGGGAGCATCCCATGATGGAAGCTGATCCAAGTGCTCAGCTTCCTCTGTTGGTGGACACACATAAGCGTGGGTTCAAATCCCAATAAGATGCAACTTGATGATTACGGAGGCTAACCTTCAATCTGCTTCCATATttgtctctccctcctcttcttagGATGGCAACATAGGAGGAAAGATAACATGGAGAAACGCAGTACTTCCTACTTCTTGAAACAGTACCAGAAAGGGTGAACAGGAAGGACAGGTATCCTATTTCGAGTGCGAAGTTGAGAGGGATTGAGTTTTGTGCTAGAGAAAATCACCTCCACTGTTATTCAGATCTTAGATGTATCAACTGTATACTGCAAAACACGTCATATTGGTGATAGCTGTCTTGTATGATCTTAAGGCATGATGGTCGATCAGAGAACAGCCACTTAAGCCTCCTGTTTTTAGTGCGTTGATACTTTAAATAGTCGATGGGGCTGGTAGTTGTGCCTGTCGGGCGCAGACCATAACTCCAGTGAGTTCTCCTATATTTTCTAGAGCGTTCCTTGCAGATTCCACCTCGTACACTGGTCTATGTAACGCATCAATCGCGTCGCAACGCTAGACCACAATTCCGAGGATAGAATGTTGATGCCTGAGGGGATGAATGCGCACAAAATTGTTATGAACCGAGCAAGAAGTTCTCCGTCGGCTTACCGTTGACCGAAAGGGAGAAAGTGCACCAATCAGTGGGCAGCACGGCTTGGCGGCCATGGCAGGTTTCGTCacttgaggatgaggatggaatGGTTATTTGCCGAACCAGACCCTTCTCTTAACTTTGTCGTGAGGTTTCGGAAGAGGCGAAAGGGGTATATTCGACGGTTTCAGTTTGCCGCAGAAACCATGGTCAGAGAAGGGAAAATGTTTCTTGTTGATGCGAATTTTCACATATTgtatgcctgaggctgcCGTTGTCGCAATACCTGGCTTATTATTGTCTTAGACCTCGGTAAATTAAGTCGCGAGAGATCAAACAGTAATGAGAAGATGATAGGTGTTTGAGTTCAAGAGCACATCGTAGCAAGTCATTTTCTAGGATACTCTACTATAGAAATTCCCGTTATAGTTCAGAAGATTATTGCCATTTCCCCGTCTAACCTGGCCTGCACCTGACCTAAGTCACCCTACTGAAGACCCTGCCCGGAAGAACCGGAGTTAAGGGTGGAACACCGCAGGTGACCGATCTTCAACAGCACAGCAAACACAAAAAAACAATTCGATGCTATGACGGAGGGAGGGATTGATCCTCTCTGGCTGTCAATCAGATGGGGACTATAACGCTGGTGCTCAATGACGGGGTTATTGTTCGCTCGTTCATTTGTTGGTTGACCGGGCGATCGGATTTAAAGGCTTTGTGGCAAGGCACGCATTGGCCGCGAAAAGTTTTCGGGTTCGGGTGCCGCTAGTGCCAAAGCAGCCCGCCGGCCATCCCTTTCaaatcctcttccttccggGTCTccattttcttccctctctttcccaaaCTCTGCAAAGCTTCAATTGCTtcgctctcctctcctcttccctctcttctccacactcctctcttccctttttctgttcttcttttcataTACCCCCATACACACAAAATGGCTGCCAACGCTAAGGTGGAGGCGCCTGCCGCCGCCCCTGCTCCCCAGCTCTCCGGCCTCCAGCTGTACTCCAGATTCGCCTTCGCTGGTGCTGTCTGCTGCTCCGTCACTCACGGTGCTCTCACCCCTGTCGATGTGTAAGTCGGATCATGTCGCCGTTTGTCGATTTGTCGATTTGTCGCTTTCGATCGCGCCTTGTTCCGACCGAGTGTGCGACTCGATTGTTGTTCCATCTCGACGACCTTTTCCCAGAAGCCCGTTGCTGACGTGCTCTTCTTTCGTCCTCTGCAGCGTCAAGACCAGAATCCAGCTTGACCCCGTCACCTACAACCGTGGTATGATCGGCGGTTTCCGTCAGGTCATTGCCAACGAGGGTGCTGGCGCTCTCCTCACTGGTCTCGGCCCTACCGCCGCCGGTTACTTCCTCCAGGGTGCTTTCAAGTTCGGTGGTTACGAGTTCTTCAAGCAGCAGTGGATCAACCAGCTCGGTCTCGAGACTGCCTCCAACAACCGCACCGCTGTCTACCTTGCTTCCTCCGCTGCCGCTGAGTTCTTCGCTGATATCGCTCTCTGCCCTCTTGAGGCCACCCGTATCCGTCTCGTCTCCCAGCCCACTTTCGCTACCGGTCTCGTCAGCGGTTTCGGTAAGATCCTCAAGAACGAGGGTGTCGGTGCTTTCTACTCTGGTTTCGGTCCTATCCTCTTCAAGCAGTAAGTTCCCTTGATGCAGCAGAAATGTCAAGTCATACGCTAAAAATCTCTCAGGGTTCCCTACACCATGGCCAAGTTCGTCGTTTTCgagaaggctgctgaggctatCTACGGTATGGTCGACAAGAACACCGCCAGCGATGGTACCAAGACTGCTATCAACCTTGGCTCCGGTCTCATTGCTGGTTTCGCTGCTGCCCTTGTCTCCCAGCCCGCCGACACCATGCTCTCCAAGATCAACAAGACCCCTGGTGAGCCCGGTGAGGGTACCGTCTCCCGTCTGATCAAGATCGGTAAGGAGCTCGGCTTCCGTGGCTCCTACGCCGGTATCGGTGCTCGTCTGTTCATGGTTGGTACCTTGACTGCTGGTCAGTTCGCCATCTACGGTGACATCAAGCGTGTCCTCGGTGCCaccggtggtgttgagatcTCCAAATAGATGGGGAAGTGATGAAGGAATTTTTTTTGGTGTATTATAATGCTCACTAGACCTGCGTTGCGTAAACAGTGTTTTCAATAGATTTTTCTGGTAAAAAGAGAAGTCTGGAGATTGCAAATGGAATAGAGCAACATCTGATATCTGTGTCTGTATATGAAAAAGTCAAAAAGTGAACCTTCACACTGAGTATGCCAGTTCTTTTGAAGAGTTGTTATTCTCTCTTCCCGTAAGCCTGTGACTACATGTATACAATAGAATATCCTCAAGAGGGTGCAGCAACTCAGCTAGCAAACATAACCCATTGCACCACTCGACATACTATCCATATATTATAGTCCACTGACacattatctttatattattattattatcacgCAGTAgaccacaacaccaacaactcAACCAAtcaacctccacccccaaaacaAAAACACAGTCAATACCAATTACACCcacctcccactcccactcccactcccactcccatgCTCACTTCCATTCCCACTCCCATCAACCCTCAAGTCCGGCGTAAACGTATCCCACCTCTTCCCAGGATTAATCCTCTCCGGCGCACTAACGCGAAACGTCTTCTGCACGACCCTCGGACTAGGCCCCCGTCTAGGACTCCTCGAATTCTTCTGATCCAGCaattgctgcagctgctgccgttgcatttcctcctctgttagtggtagtagttgatTATTCTTgccctttttcttattatttcgTTGGCAGCCTCTATtatcaccagcagcagcagcagcagtggtggtagtagtgaaGATGCACGTTTCACCTGCGTAAATGGATAATGCGCCCAGAGCATACAGGAATGCGAAGACGCTGGGTAGCACGAGGCTGGCTGTTTGCACCGGGGATAATGGGCCGGGCGATTGGGTTGGATTGCGGcagaggatgttgaggaggatgttgaggagggagaggagggatgttgttgtgtttGGTCTTGGGGTTTTGAGGTTTTATGTTAGttgaatgattgattgattgattgattggttggggatgtaggagggtggaggggaatgtGTATACATGTATATagagtggaggaggtatTGGCGTTCGTGTCTTTGGAAGAAGATTAGCATGAGGGTTATTGTGTAGCCGATTGCGATTAGGACTGATGCGGCGATtatggtggttgttgggtcggtggatggtgttgttgtgttttCATTGTTGGGGTTAttgttggtggaggaggaggtggtggttgtggtgaatGCTAGGGGGAGGACTAGGAAGCTATTATTTTTTGGAATGGATGGGTTAGGTTGGAGGTGTATTGAACATCGAAGATAGGGTTGGTTGCGTTACCCTGCTAGCACGAGGTAGGAGGAACTTGAGGCTAGGAATCGCCAGAATGTGCTGATTGTTTCTTGGTCGGTTTGGTCTTGTTGTAATTGTAGCTGTAGATGTGGCTGCGGTGATGGTTGGGGTGATGGCTGCTGAGATAGACTGTAGTAATGTGGTGAGAGAGTTGGAGTGGAATCCCAGCCATATGTGCTCATTGATGCCGTGGAAGCGACGGTATATGCCATAGTTGCAAAAAGGTCGCGCTCACGACTGATGCTGTGGGTTCTCTGACATGGGGGTAGGAGAAAGGATGCCTAGTAGATCATGATTGAGTGTGGAATAGTACTAGAAAGGCAGCTAATTCACTGGAATCGGAGGGTAAAGTAGTAGCAGAACACACAGCCTGCAGCAGACAGTGGAGTGAGGAATGCGACAGCTGCATATTAAAGGTGTTTTGGTGATAAGCAAGGATGGACAAACCCTCGACGACGGACTCTAGACTAAACAACTGAAAACTactaagaaaaaaaacccaGCCAGAAAAAATAAAGGAGGACAAATATAGAACGGGTGCTCATGCATCAGCCTGCAACCACCATCACGATTGAACACACGCCGGTGGCTGATGGACTGCAGGTTTTGGAGTGATTGGACGAATGGCGTGAGGCCGTGGATCATTGCGCTTGTTTAGTAGCGTCCGCCCTCATTTCCTGCCACGGAGCAGTTCCCTCACGGCGATCATTCTCTCCGTTTTGGCTGACGGTGCTCAGCCACAGATAACATGCAGGCTGGACATTCCTCGTGTGCGGGGAAGATCTATAGTTATGTGTGAATCCACAGTCAACTCTGGTTGATCTGACTTCTTCCCATGCTGTGTTTCCTTTCGTTATTCTGCCCTGAAAATGGCAGCTGGTCATGGTGTGAAATGAGACCGGCTAGGGCGTGACTTGGCGCGTATGACTATCCTCTAGCAGCAGTCGTCTCGCTCCACAAACTAGTCAATTAGATCAGAGAAGAAATTATCCAGTGGATAGTCAGGCAAGACGGAGGAAAGGACAGTCCGAGCCATGACCACCGCTTTGATGGCCGAAATAGGAGATTGCAGACCGACcctgatggagagggagggaataAGGGATGGATAGGGCCATTCCCCAGTTCCATCGACGGATGGTAGCCGTGCGGGGATCCGCTTAACAGTCAGTGAGTCAGTCAGCCCAGCAGCTTACATGCCTCTGAGAAGCTGCATCTGAAGCACTGTGAAACATTCCTGCAGCAGGTGTGCCTGCAGTAAGCTTGGGGGCGTTGATTCACCCCAGGTCGGGTTGTTGCCCGAGCCCGGCGGGAAGAAAAGCACAGGCCTTCAAGGCTTGAGATAAGCCCGCGGGATCACAGTCAGTGCCATTTTCGCGACGGCTGATCATGTTGATCTCGCGGGTTGGTGGATTTGTGAGTAGACAAGTTGCCAGTTAGAAATTATGATCGCAGTGAATTCGGC
It contains:
- a CDS encoding glutathione synthetase (COG:Q;~EggNog:ENOG410Q2GV;~InterPro:IPR014049,IPR004887,IPR037013,IPR016185, IPR014042,IPR014709,IPR005615;~PFAM:PF03917,PF03199;~TransMembrane:1 (o90-110i);~go_function: GO:0004363 - glutathione synthase activity [Evidence IEA];~go_function: GO:0005524 - ATP binding [Evidence IEA];~go_function: GO:0016874 - ligase activity [Evidence IEA];~go_process: GO:0006750 - glutathione biosynthetic process [Evidence IEA]); its protein translation is MYPPTTSSPLGHHHLTAQILNYQLTHGMHLRHIHLKQPQPSHNTTSSSSSYPISTSIFPTPFPRALFHHAHNLQPIYNELYARLSDNESWLYNSVIAPLLPVDSFARILWEIHLRMKNKRGGGGGGYGSDISMGLFRSDYMLHVPGEYNEEVEVEVGVSLEENDNAGLRLKQVEFNTIACAGGCHAKKVVDMHRYLTRTGVYNDDGSLSSAANGEGYREKSPITLSSLPTNENIKGLADSLATAHDIYYGGPVRSDLATKTGVLFVVQPDNFNVADELPIEYALWDRENPIPTYRVEWGDDVLERTCLGGNRELLFYPHLQGEGSRPVEISVVYLRAGLEVHEYDAVGIECRVRLEQSRAIKCPSVLGHVLTFKKVQQALMGPGVLERFLDSKEKVSAIRDTFVGMFSMDGDSEEGRYARGLATDPESAWRYILKPSLEGGGHNIYGEDIPGFLLGMSSESEWGRYVLMERIRSPVVGNVLMSRMGVEESDVVSELGVFGLCIWKKGEILRNKTVGWSLKTKFADVDEMSVVKGFGCFDTPLLV
- a CDS encoding uncharacterized protein (CAZy:GH13;~COG:G;~EggNog:ENOG410PINX;~InterPro:IPR006047,IPR015237,IPR017853,IPR013780, IPR013776;~PFAM:PF00128,PF09154;~go_function: GO:0003824 - catalytic activity [Evidence IEA];~go_function: GO:0004553 - hydrolase activity, hydrolyzing O-glycosyl compounds [Evidence IEA];~go_function: GO:0005509 - calcium ion binding [Evidence IEA];~go_process: GO:0005975 - carbohydrate metabolic process [Evidence IEA]), which encodes MLSFLLCCHPKKRRERQIWKQIEEEAEHLDQLPSWDAPDNTLMLQAFEWHVPADQGHWRRLHQALPSFKAIGVDNIWIPPGCKAMNPSGNGYDIYDLYDLGEFEQKGSRATKWGTKEELQSLIAAAQDLGIGIYWDAVLNHKAGADYTERFQAVRVDPQERHIEIAPAEEIEGWVGFNFSGRGDQYSSMKYNKHHFSGIDWDQLRQRRGVYKIQGHEWANDVAHENGNYDYLMFANLDYSNAEVRRDVLNWAEWLNSQLPLSGMRLDAVKHYSATFQKELIDHLRAIAGPDYFIVGEYWKGETRPLVEYLKQMDYKLSLFDSALVGRFSSISQTPGADLRNIFSDTLVQQYPDHSVTFVANHDTQPGQSLEAPVTSFFKPLAYALILLREQGQPCIFYGDLYGLQADVKDPMTPSCRGKLPILARARKLYAYGLQRDYFDKPNCIGFVRYGNRRHPSGLACVMSNAGPSRKRMYVGRRHAKETWMDILQWCDQTVVIDPKGYGEFPVSAMSVSVWVNSEAEGRDSLSYHFDEDIYKSA
- a CDS encoding flavin reductase family protein (COG:S;~EggNog:ENOG410PHJP;~InterPro:IPR012349,IPR002563;~PFAM:PF01613;~go_function: GO:0010181 - FMN binding [Evidence IEA]) codes for the protein MSSGQKGVFAILMRRSIFSTVSFASKLPVKFHNCRIPPCRLNLHNPSRAFSQTSTMFRVGDDFEKLQASRPEFKRDVPVTFSQPPNPSWKQGEGANDGGESLKKNHVEIDPYEEGRPAASNYKLLISGIVPRPIALMSTKSKDGKTTNLAPFSYSNVINHDPPLFTVGVVGSLEKAKDTLKNLAETGECVINIISEHFVEAANATAINAPYGVSEWEISGLTQAPSAVVQAARVKESILAIEGKLVETKEFESRSTPGKITGVLAIIEGVRFWVREDAINEDKSIVDLKVLKPISRLGGISYGRTTDAIEIPRPQF
- the MIR1 gene encoding putative mitochondrial phosphate carrier protein (Mir1) (COG:C;~EggNog:ENOG410PFA1;~InterPro:IPR018108,IPR023395,IPR002067;~PFAM:PF00153;~go_process: GO:0055085 - transmembrane transport [Evidence IEA]); its protein translation is MAANAKVEAPAAAPAPQLSGLQLYSRFAFAGAVCCSVTHGALTPVDVVKTRIQLDPVTYNRGMIGGFRQVIANEGAGALLTGLGPTAAGYFLQGAFKFGGYEFFKQQWINQLGLETASNNRTAVYLASSAAAEFFADIALCPLEATRIRLVSQPTFATGLVSGFGKILKNEGVGAFYSGFGPILFKQVPYTMAKFVVFEKAAEAIYGMVDKNTASDGTKTAINLGSGLIAGFAAALVSQPADTMLSKINKTPGEPGEGTVSRLIKIGKELGFRGSYAGIGARLFMVGTLTAGQFAIYGDIKRVLGATGGVEISK